From Dermacentor albipictus isolate Rhodes 1998 colony chromosome 8, USDA_Dalb.pri_finalv2, whole genome shotgun sequence:
cgcggcgaccgcgcgcagtgtaccagcttactgtacgtagtaggcagatagcgtctgtaaaccattctgtgctttctgtttgtccaacattattattttaaaggtaaagtACTGCCATTTCTAGAGTACTTGCGCAATTGTTCAGGAgtgctgccgcgtagtatgtttatttagcgccgacgcatgtgaggcgcttccaacagatggcgactccgtaatcgCTCCCAATACCGACATCGTGACCGCCCCGTCGCTGCAGtgctgttgttaaagcgacgggccccgtcaccgtagtgtagaTGTTAatgtaccgggccccgtcaccgtagtgcagatgttaaagtgccgggccccgtcactgtagtcactaccataATGTTTATACAGAGCGCACGCTGCAGCGGAGCAACGGGCGCGAATTTTCGACCGTACGTTTGATACCACTGAAATGAAAACGTTTTGCCTTTTCAATCCGCCTTTTTCACGGCACTACTGTCACCACTGCCAGGCCTGAAACCCAAGCTACGactctctctctccattttttGCCGCTGTGCTCTGAAATAAGGACATCAGCTACACTGGATATATCACGACTGTGCACATGTGAAGAAAGTGCGTTAAAAAGCGAGTTTGCAAAGCAGGAGGAGGAGTGCGGGGCACAATTTTGTGCATTCTCTACTGAACGTTTGTAATCAATGTTTATTGAAACCAGCATGCAACTACCATGCCAGTCTGCCAGCAGTAAATGAGCATAAAACAGCAGTGGTATAACAGTACTTGGAGAAATGAGGAATGCTGTTGTATAACAATATGAAGCCAGCAGTTAACTGCCGGCTTTATATTGTATTTATAAGTGAGTGGGACTAATGACCGGTGCCCTTGGTTACCCTTCTTCTCATTCAATGCTGTATTGTAGGGTTTCATGATACAATTTAGGGATCTCGTTTTCCAATGTATTTGTACCCACACAACTAGTAGTTAAAATGAAAGAGCACAGAAAGTGTGCAGCCATTCCACCTACTTTTAAATTGATTCCTTCTATAGTCTATAGCAATGACCCTAAACTGATACTTCATAGTTGTTACTGTGAGAATTATCCAGAGAAATGCACACCTTGTTGTAAGTCCAGCCAACTACATAGTTGGCACTAGCCTGCTAGCCTTTAATTTTTGTGATAGGTTGATACATTGCATTGGGCATCATGTGGGTAGCGTGCTGCAATCTCAGTACAGGTGTAACTTTTTATCATTTCTACCCCACACATTGGCAACTTTCATTGACAGGGATGAAACTCACAACCTCCTTTTCAGTAGCAGGAATACCGACACCTGCTGCACCATCGTAGTAGGTGCTACTACAAACATGCAAACACAACAACAAGTGGAAGTTCTGAGAAGCACCTTTATTTCACAGCAGTCTTTGAGAGCTACGAAAGGCACTTGTAGAATCCCGAGCGGCGACCGCCACCAAAACACGGCGTCAGTGTCCCGACTGCCAGCTCCGAAACTGGCCAGGTTTTGCGTTACTGCATGTCCAGTGTCTGGGTCATCCAGCACTGGACCAGGCCGATTTAGTTGGCACAGCGACTGACTCTCTCCCCCATGAGAGGAAGCCACACTCCCGAGGCTCATATTTCCAAGATTTCTATTGTGTACAGGCTCGGGTCCTCGAATTTGAGCGTGTCCATTCTGCCGAGGATGAGCATCAACCATTGCTCCAACTCGCAGAGGTCGCCGAACAGCTCCTGAACGTGCGACACCGCCACCGACAGTCTCCTTAGCAGATCGCCGATGGCGAGCGGCCCGGTGTCCAGGGCCCAGTGGTTGAAGTGAGCGTCCAACAGGCACGACAACCAGTCAATCACTTTTTCTAGTGGGATTTCATCCCGGTCGGCGAGGGAGTAACTTTCAAGGACACTGATTAGATAAACGAACAGGGCTGTGGCCTGTTCCGAGTGCAAGTAGTCACGAAGGCACTGCACAAGTATCTCACACGTGTGAGGACAGCGGAGAAGGCTGTGAAGGACGGCGACTTCTGGGGAACCGGCCGAGGGCGGGGCGCCCGTGTGGAACAGGCGTTCCACTAGCATGACGAGGTCCCGTTCCGGCAATGTGTCGGCAATCTGCATGAAAACATACAAGCAGAAAAGGAATCATTAATGACGTGATGGAACATTGACTATAACATCTTGAACGCATGTGTGGACTATGCAGAATGTTGTAGCAGAGAGGCTGCTGTTTAATTTTAACAACAGCGGGCTGTGAACTCAAGTTGTAAGTATATGTCTAGAAGTAAATAAGCATGTGGTCAGCCTCCATGAAGCCCTGCAGTAATAAGTAATAAAATTAATGAATAAATAAGTTTTAAACATGGCCATAGGTCATTGTGACCACACATGTATTGTGGAcgataaagaaaagaaattggaAGATATGGTGACATAATAAGGATGCGTAATAACTTGAAATACTATGCTGGCGTGTGGTGACACAGGTTACCATCCCATTCCAAAGGGGAATGCACTTGTCATCAGCCACCATCACCCTGGGTGCTTTGCTATAGGCGCTAGGTAGAATGCAGCTGATAAACAGGTAACATTATAGGCACTTATCAGTATGTAAATCACTGCGCTGCAGTGTTAAGAGAAATGCGCATTGAGAATACACCTTGACAGTGAAAGATGCACTAGCATTAGGCTTGTGCTGCTGCTTCACGTAAAGTGCAAAAATGTTGTCATAATTGCACAATCAATGATGTTCCTAAGCCTTACTCTTAATGTCAACGCAGCGGTAGCCAAAACACCCTACAAGATGATGGTCACTTAGCAAGTTGAAACTTGCCGCATTAAGCTATTCTATTTGTGCTCCAACAAAGTTATATACTTCGTCGTGCTTTCAACTACATCCACCACCTGATGTCATGTTTCAAACCTGCTGATGCTTAGCAGGTGCACACCTAGTCATGGAAGTCacagtggcaaggctgccatgaagTTTCTATAGATTTCAAGACAGAGATTACAATGGCTTCTAACTTAAAAACCAAATGTACACATGTCAGTGGTCAACTGACCCCTTAAAAGTGTGTTACACCCTCCAGAGGTTGTGAATAACAAAGATTTGATTGGATCGACTCATTTTAGGTTGTCAGCTAGGATGGTTCCATGAGACGTTCGTAGGATACAAATGAGGCAGGACACGCATCAAAAGCCCAGATATCATTCTAGAATCCCAGTGATCAATCTTGAGCAACGTTTTCACCATGTGAATGATGATAGACACATGAAAGGAGGTCTAATCACAACATATCAGGAATACATAAAAGGTCTTATGATCTAAGCAAACAAAGGTGACGTACCCTCCGATCAgcaaacaaaatgacgtcactgtGAACCCCATCCACCCTTTTCCGCCAAAAGTGCAGCATCAACATCCCTCTGGGCCATCGCAGGTAGCAACGACTAAACCGAAAGCACTTTCACCCGCTTTCCCAAGCTCACCGGTGCCAACTCCTCCACGACGCCACCGGCATCGCCGGCGCTGATTTTCGCGGCGACCGCAGACGCCGCCGGCACACTGCCTTCTGCTCTGGCTCCGAGCCCGACGACCTGACAGAGGGTGGGCCGTCCCAGCTTCACGGACACGCACataacgttgttgttgttgttgccggcACCGCCCGCGACGACAAAGCACGCCACGTCGTTTCTGAGCAGCGCCCACCGCTTCGCCGCCGCCTGCTGCAGAGTCCTCGACACCTCCGGCGTGCCGAACCTCGCGTTCCACACCAGCACCCTGTCTCGCAGGCCGACCAACACGCGGCTATCGTCCAGGGCCGCcaggaacgcgccagccgcttcgCCGGCGCTCGACAACGGCAGCTTGCGGCCGCACAGCGATCCGTCCTCGCCCAAAGTTAGCAGATCGCCCCCGAACAGGCAGACGGGGGGCCTGTCGCTTTTGGAGACCGAAGCCTCGGAGATCTGTTCGATGGCCGCCTCTCCGACGCGGAACAGACGACACCGGTACGGCCCGGCCGCTTTGGCGGCGACCGACACGGACAGCAGCGACGTCGCCAACCCGTTGCGGCCGGTCTCCATGGCCGCCTCCGCCCGGACGGCGACCAGTTGCTCGTCCTCGCCGCACACTCGCAGCTTCTTCGAGCGAGAACGTTTGGCAGACCCCTGCAGTTCCGTTAGCGTCAGGCAGACACCGCTGTCCAGCACGATCAGGGGCTCGCCGCCGGTTCGGTGGAGGACCGAGAAAACGCGCTCCGGAACGGCGATGCGCTCACGTGTCCCCCCCGTATCGCCGGAGGCATCCTGAGGCGGCAGGATGAGCAGACTCTTGCGGCTGGCGGCCACGTACCGGGACCGGAGCGCGTCGTACACGACGGGGCACGTGAACGGTTCGGCGTGCGACGTGTGCCACATCCTGATCTTGAACGGGCGCCCCTCGAGCTCCACGAGGGAGGCCGACAGCTGGCCGTGCGTCACGATCACCGACGAGTCCGAGGGTCCCGGCTGCACGCAGAAGTCGCGAAACGCGTCCGCTTCGTTCGTGACTGCGGCGAGCACGAAAGGCTCGCCGATCGAAGTCATTTCGTATTTTTGTTTTCCGTCTCGGCGGCGCGCACTGCGGCGCGCCAGCAAGGACACCGAAAACGGGCGACTCTTCACGGAATCGAAACACGCACCGCCAGCAAAACGTGACAAAAGGACAGGGACATGTGCGCCGCCATGTTGGAAAGAAAGTTTTTGTTGCCAACTTTGGTGCGACCTACTGGCGGTTTGCCCCCTAATGATCGATAACGGTGTCCTTGCTAGTAAAAAACTCACCTAAGATGGCTATGGCGGCGCTTGTTAATAAACTACAGACATACTTTGATGATCTGAATAAAGTATTCTCTCTGTAGCCAGACAAATGTTGTTTAAACCGAGCTTTGAATTTTTTTGCTACCTCTCGCTTTTGCAAAAAAACTCCAGATACAGTTCTTTAAAATATTTAAGAATGCGTTTATGGATTTGAATAATTACGTTGGCAATTATACATTTTCATAGTGCGAATTTTAATTGATATTTGTTGCATACGGCAATTAACCTGCAACGACTCAGTATCAGCTATTGACATCACGTGGCATTTTTGGCGCGATCTCGGTTGTTTTCTCGCGTAGTACGCCGCGCTCGATGGTGTACCCGTGTTTTGAATTCGGAGAACCTGTCCTGCTCTGCTTTTTACGTCTTGTCGCGGTCCCCAGCCTGTACTGCCGTTGAGGATAGGGGGCGAAGACACTAATCCTAAAGACATGTCGCAGAAGAAGATATCGTAAGTAGCGCTGTCCGTCGGGCGGGCCGAGGCTGGACGCCTCGGTTCGCTCGATTTTCGGGcgcaaactttaaaaaaaaaatgatgggcgCGACCGTCCGAGCTCTTCGGAAGTGCTCTTCTCGAGCTGGCTTGTGGCGTCGCCTCGTCGCCGGCTCATCCTCCACTTGCAGCGAGCCGAGAATTAACCGCTGCGATCGGCATTGGTTGGCCGTTTGTTCCCGCAGATCGTTCTTCAAGACCTCCGCGCCGGCTTCATCGAGCACGAAGACCGAGAACGAGGCCCCCGCGGCCGCCTCGAAGTCGCCCGAGAAAGACGTCGACGCAGAAGACGTCAACGGGTGAGTGGCAGCTGTTTGATGTCGGCGCGGTCATCGTTCAAGGTTTCGGATACCGTGAAAGACCGAGTCATGTTAAGCTGCTACAGGCGACGGACGACCTCGTTTGCGGTCCTCGCATCGCCGTATAAATGCCGGGCGTCGGGAGCGTGATGTTTGCTGTTAGTGCGCTCGTGGTGAAACATTGGTAAACGCGATCAAAACTGAATAGTAGATAAATAAAGACGGTGTTGAGAGGGTACTGCTCGTCGCGGCAAACCCGAGCGAGATACAGCTGGAAATATTGGTAGcgcacatagagtttctcactataacacctagagggtaatctggcgccacctactatgggagtttcttaaggaggcaccgtgccgtcatgggaatgacggtatatgtgtctgcgaggctcgtgttggctggtgttgtaagaggcttcatctaaaacgtggatatggctacgcaaataacgcgttttcaaagtaaaatcttcataaaatgtttccattcacgcatattacatctttactcgcccacaatgcatgaccaagcgaagaaaagcaagaacagacggccaactgtttcaaagcgagcgcgaaccttgtcgtctgtcctccaactttagcggcccgctgatactttttacgtaaaatttagtcgtacacgcaataacaagttctcacagttaaacaaaacatgttttcgcgtaataataaagctaaaacagttTTTTACGTGCTGctttagtagaaaattaatcagtgtgacagacggaacggtacttgccaagcgcgtcttcaaggtgttctgtctctacgagaacgatgccaatccaaaGTCACAATaaaccggcattcccatgcataccacagcgcagcagcgccagatttccctctaggtaatgtagtgagaaactctatggtagcGCATAAAGAGAAAACTAGAGGGATGAATAAAATATACGTGGTGGCAGGATGGCGTAATCATGTACTGCACGGAGTGGATGTTGCAGCATAAAATGATGTCCTTGTTGGGCGTGAACTTGAATAGTACGCTGGAATCTTGTGCCATATGTCATCACCCTAACCTGCTGCACAGAAGAATTCACTAATAATAATCGTTGTCATTGCTGGCACGCTATGTTGAGGAATGGGCAGTAACTTTCGTTACGAATCGGGCTGTCCATCTCTGTTGCAGACACGAGACATGTGAAAAACGTAGAATCACTGACACATGGAGTGACGCTTTCAACTGCGCCTTATTTCTAGCAATAATCGAGGGTTGTTAGTGGTGTTCTCTGTGCGAGTTTCAGTGTTTTCAGTGGGACGCGTGTTTGCATGCCTAAACTTCATAGACGAAATCAATGAATCGGGAATGAACTGCACAAAACACAGGAAGATCAAATGAGATACACATATACTTTTGCTGATGCTTACATGACGCcgttatgaaaaaagaaaacttgtcaTCCACACgactgtagcacaaagctacaaaggaaaatCCATAAGGGCTTCATTTGTAGCTTCCCGTTACATTTGGGTGGatgtcaatttttctttttcattaactttactccaccttgcgggctgTCCCACCAGGATTTGTCGTAATCCCGGTGGGACATTAGTACTTACGAACAATTCAGGCACTAGTTGAATATATTACCCCAGCACTACAGGACACTTTTCAATTGCTATCATATTTGTCGATTGTGATTGA
This genomic window contains:
- the LOC139049075 gene encoding uncharacterized protein — translated: MTSIGEPFVLAAVTNEADAFRDFCVQPGPSDSSVIVTHGQLSASLVELEGRPFKIRMWHTSHAEPFTCPVVYDALRSRYVAASRKSLLILPPQDASGDTGGTRERIAVPERVFSVLHRTGGEPLIVLDSGVCLTLTELQGSAKRSRSKKLRVCGEDEQLVAVRAEAAMETGRNGLATSLLSVSVAAKAAGPYRCRLFRVGEAAIEQISEASVSKSDRPPVCLFGGDLLTLGEDGSLCGRKLPLSSAGEAAGAFLAALDDSRVLVGLRDRVLVWNARFGTPEVSRTLQQAAAKRWALLRNDVACFVVAGGAGNNNNNVMCVSVKLGRPTLCQVVGLGARAEGSVPAASAVAAKISAGDAGGVVEELAPIADTLPERDLVMLVERLFHTGAPPSAGSPEVAVLHSLLRCPHTCEILVQCLRDYLHSEQATALFVYLISVLESYSLADRDEIPLEKVIDWLSCLLDAHFNHWALDTGPLAIGDLLRRLSVAVSHVQELFGDLCELEQWLMLILGRMDTLKFEDPSLYTIEILEI